The Callospermophilus lateralis isolate mCalLat2 chromosome 18, mCalLat2.hap1, whole genome shotgun sequence nucleotide sequence AGGGGCGCCCTGTGGCCGCATCAGCTTTGCCCTGCGGTACCTCTATGGCTCCGACCAGCTGGTGGTACGGATCCTGCAGGCCTTGGACCTCCCCGCAAAGGACTCCAATGGGTTCTCGGATCCCTATGTGAAGATCTACCTGCTGCCAGACCGCAAGAAGAAGTTCCAGACCAAGGTCTGAAGCCGCGGGCTGCAGTTCAGGGTTCCGAAGAGCAGGGACCTAAGAGCTTGcacccctgggtctgagggaggaggctggggctggacccTGGGTCCGAGGGAGGAGGCCGGGCCTGGATCCTGGGTccgagggaggaggctggggctggaccctgggtctgaggaggaggcctgggcctggaccctgggtctgaggaGGAGGCCGGGCCTGGACCCCCGGGTCTGAAGGAGGAGGCTGGAGCTGGACCcttgggtctgagggaggaggctgggcctggacccccgggtctgagggaggaggctgggcctggaccctgggtctgagggaggagacCGGGCCTGGACCcccgggtctgagggaggaggctgggcctggacccctgggtctgagggaggaggctggggctggaccctgggtctgagggaggagtctgggcctggaccctgggtctgagggaggagtctgggcctggaccctgggtctgagggaggaggctgggcctggaccctgggtctgagggaggaggctggggctggacccCTGGGTCCTGGGAAGGGGCTGGGGGCATGTTGTCTGCTTCCCTCTCTCGCCCACTGCCAGGTGCATAGGAAGACCCTGAACCCTGTCTTCAACGAGACGTTTCAGTTCTCCGTGCCCCTGGCCGAGCTGGCGCAGCGTAAGCTGCACTTCAGCGTCTATGACTTTGACCGCTTCTCGCGGCATGACCTCATCGGCCAGGTGGTGCTAGACAACCTCCTGGAGCTGGCCGAGCAGCCCCCCGACCGCCCGCTCTGGAGGGACATCGTGGAGGGCGGCTCGGTCAGTAGCACCTGCGTCCCACTGGCCCTCGGCTGACCTCCCCCTCCCCAGCCTGAGACACTGGCCCTGGGACTTCCTAACTTCTTGTCCTGGGGGTCTGCTGTTTGGTTGTTTTAATGTGTCGTGACACAGCAATGGGCCTCTCATCCCCCACCCCGACTCTGTCAGACGTTAGCATCGGCCTGGATCCCGGATCCCGGGCTTCGGGCCCCCTCCCCACCCATCTCATTATGTCACGGTGCAATCCTGTGACATCTGCCCTCTGACCCCAGGTTTCTGACTCTCCAGCTTCCTTCACCTCCCACCTCCTGACCTTAAGCCGAGGCCTCTCTGATCTCGGGGCTACTCCACTCTTCAAACCCATGACCTTCAAACTCCCCCTCCCGCGCCCGTCCTGTTCTGCCCACTGTTTCTTCCTGCCCCCTCCCCTGAGTCCCCATAGCCTGATCACCCAGGCCTCAGGCCTGCTGGGATCCCCAGTCCCCCATGCCTCCCAGGGCCCTGATGGTGGTGCCCACAGGCTCTCTCCCAGGGCACCCTCCTCCTTTCTTACAAACCCACCCTCTGGCAGCTCATCTGTGTGACCCCAGGGTCAGCCCTAGGCCTGCTCCCAGGGAACCCACCTCCCGGTTCTCTGTCTCTGGGAGCCGCGGAGGGGCAGCAAGGCCTGTTCGCACACCAGgacagggctgtttccctgtctgtcCAGTGGCACACTGGGTGCCTACGGCTCTTGCCACAGGCCTCCACGGGCTCTCCCTGGCCGTGTGCCCCGTCCTGCAAGCCCAGCCTCTGGACCTCAGTGGCCTAGTGCCAGGAACCCTGCCTGCCGTGCGCCCATCTGTCACACCTCTGCTCTCTGATGCCGTCTCAGCAGCCCCACAAGGCCCTCTCCCTTGTCCCCTTGTGCCTGCCCCCTCCCATTTGCCCCCGGCTCATCCACTCATCCCTCCTCCCCCAGCCTGTCCTCGGGAGCTCAGGTCTGGGTTGACACAGCTGGTGTCAGGGGCCAGTGTTGGGAGGAGCATCTGCCCAGGGCTTGTGGGAGGAGGTGACCCCGAAGCTGAGGCTTGAAGGCTGGGGAGGTGAcaggaggcagggagggaagggtATTCTGAGCCGAGGGAGCAGCCCGAGCAAGGGCCTGAGGTGagtgggggaggggtgggacgCAGGGCCCAGGCAGGCTGCAGGGCTGCCCAGCGCAGCGGGGTTCCTGGCCAGCCCCGGCCACTGCTCCTTCTCTGTGTCAGGGACAGGGGGTCTGTCTCCCTTGAAGCCTCGCTGCGACTGGGGAAGGGGTTCAGTGGTGCCACCTGTCCTGCAAACTCCAGGGTCCCCTCCTACTGCCCTGAGCAGATGATTCGCCTCTGTGTCCCCAAAACACTGGCCCCTAACACCGTCGGTGATGACCTAGACCCCGGCCCCAGGTCTGCCTCCTGTCCCCTGCCCTCTCTGGAACTAGCTCTGTGTCTGTTGCCAGTTCTCATCCTGTCTGTCCATGTCGGTCTCTCTCTGCACGTTGGGGGTCCACtcgctgctccccctcctccccttcgCACCCCTAGGGTTCCCACGCCCCTCCCCACCCAGTCCCCCTCTTGCTGTGGTCTCTGCTCCCTCACAGGACCCCGGCCCTGTCTCTCCCTCCCCCACTGGGTCTCTGTCTCCCTCCTcgtctctgtccctctctctctctctctctctctctctctctgggtctctgtcctcctctctctctggatctctgtccctctctctctctctctctctctctctctctctggatctctgtccctctctctctctctctctctctctgggtctctgtccctctctctctgggtctctgtccctctctctctctctgggtctctgtccccctctctctctgggtctctgtcccttccctctgggtCTCTGTCCCCTCTCTGTGGGTCTCTGTCCCCTTTTCTCTCTGGATCTCTGTCCCCCTCTCTCTCTGGGTCTCTGTCCCCCTCTCTCTCTGGGTCTctgtcccctctctctctctgggtctctgtccctctctctctcttggtcTCTGTCCCCCTCTCTGGGTCTctgtcccctctctctctctctctctctctctctctgggtctctgtccctctctctctctctctctctctctctctctctgggtctctgtccctctctctctgggtctctgtccctctctctctcttggtcTCTGTCCCCCTCTCTGGGTCTctgtcccctctctctctctgggtcTCTGTCCCCTCTCTGTgggtctctgtccctctctctctcttggtcTCTGTCCCCCTCTCTGGGTCTctgtcccctctctctctctctctctctctctctgggtctctgtccctctctctctctctctctctctctgggtctctgtccctctctctctgggtctctgtccctctctctctctctgggtctctgtcccctctctctctcttggtcTCTGTCCCCCTCTCTGGGTCTctgtcccctctctctctctgggtcTCTGTCCCCTCTCTGTgggtctctgtccctctctctctcttggtctctgtccccactctctctctctctctctctctctctgggtctctgtccctctctctctctctctctctctctctctgggtctctgtccctctctctctctctctctctctctctctctgggtctctgtccccctctctgggtctctgtccctctctctctctcttggtctctgtctccctctctggGTCTCTGTCCCCTCTTTCTCTCTGGGTCTCTGTCCCCTCTCTGTgggtctctgtccctctctctctctcttggtctCTGTCCCCCTCTCTGGGTCTCTGTCCCCCTCTCTCTCTGGGTCTCTGTCCCCTCTCTGTgggtctctgtccctctctctctcttggtcTCTGTCCCCCTCTCTGGGTCTctgtcccctctctctctctgggtctctgtccctctctctctcttggtcTCTGTCCCCCTCTCTGGGTCTCTGTCCCCTCTCTGTgggtctctgtccctctctctctctcttggtctCTGTCCCCCTCTCTGGGTCTCTGTCCCCCTCTCTCTCTGGGTCTCTGTCCCCTCTCTGTGGgtctttgtgcctctctctctcttggtCTCTGTCCCCCTCTCTGGGTCTctgtcccctctctctctctgggtctctgtccctctctctctcttggtcTCTGTCCCCCTCTCTGGGTCTctgtcccctctctctctctgggtctctgtccctctctctctggGCCTCTGCCCCCCCCTTCCTCTGGGTCTCTGTCCTTCTCTGGGCCTCCACCTGTGGTCTCCATCAGCATCCTCGCCCCTGGCCCCATCCACTACTCGCTGGGTCCTCTCTTCCcggctccctcccctcctcccctccttcccaCCTTCACTTCAGAACACACAGGCTCTGACAGTGGTGGGCACTGTGTCAGCCTAGCCCAGAGTCAGGTGCTGAGTGGATGGGCTGAGCCCAGGTGtcagaaggagagagaggaacCAGGACGAGATGGGCCCAGAATCACTGAACCCCTTCCACCTGCAGGAAAAGGCAGATCTTGGGGAGCTCAACTTCTCACTCTGCTACCTCCCCACGGCCGGGCGTCTCACCGTGACCATCATCAAAGCCTCTAACCTCAAAGCGATGGACCTCACCGGcttctcaggtgagttccaggGGGCCACTAGACTAAGGGAGGAGGACTGGggcctgggtctgagggagggggctggggctgcaccctgggtctgaggggggaggctgggcctggaccctgggtctgagggaggaggctgggcctggaccctgggtctgaggggggaggctgggcctggaccctgggtctgagggaggaggctgggcctggaccctgggtctgaggggggaggctgggcctggaccctgggtctgaggggggaggctgggcctggacccctGGACATGAGCCCTGTACCCTTCCCTCTCCCTagacccctatgtgaaggcctctcTGATTAGCGAGGGGCGGCGTCTGAAGAAGCGGAAGACCTCCATCAAAAAGAACACCTTGAACCCCACGTACAACGAGGCGCTGGTGTTCGACGTGGCCCCCGAGAGCGTGGAGAACGTGGGGCTCAGCATCGCCGTGGTGGACTATGACTGGTGAGCGGCGCTGCCTGGGCGGGTGGCGCGCCCGACCCCCCCTTCCCCTGGTAATCACCACCCGCACCCCAGCATCGGGCACAACGAGGTGATCGGAGTGTGCCGCGTGGGCCCCGAGGCCGCCGACCCCCACGGCCGCGAGCACTGGGCGGAGATGCTGGCGAACCCCCGCAAGCCCGTGGAGCACTGGCATCAGCTGGTGGAGGTGAGTGCGGCCGGCAGGCTCCGGAGGGAGGAGCCGGATGGTCTAGGGTCTAACGCCTGCTCTGACCGCTGTGCCACCCGGAGCAAGCCGGTTTACCTCTCTGTGCCAGAGTTTCCTCTGCTGGGACATAGAGCTGTTAATAGCAACTACCCTTAGGGACAGATGTAAGGATTCGGTGAGTTAAGGGTTCAGTCAAGGGTGGGCTAATATTGTTACCCATGGGTGCTAGATATTAATCAAGGGGGAAACTGGGTGATAAAATGAAGCATCTTGGAGCAGGTTGTGAAAATTAGTGGATGTGGTGTACCGGGTGAGGACATTTATAatcaataagaaaataataaagtcaAAATGGAACACAGCAGCTGGGTGAGGTGgcccatgactgtaatcccaagggctctggaggctgagggtggaagatcccaagttcaaaggcagccgcagccacttagtgaggtcctaagtacTTGgtgaccaaaataaaaaataaaaagggctggggatgtggctgagtggataagcacccctgggttcaatccctggcacataCTAATAATGATACAACAcgcgggctggggacatagctcaggggtagattgcatagtgtgtgtgaggccctgggttccatactcagtaacacacacacacacacacacacacacaccccacaaaaAACACGTCTGTAGGGGTGCACACTGGCCCAAACGGGTCAACAGACCCTAAATCCTCGGTCAGTCCATCTGATGGCATGGGACCACTATCCTCATTTAAAATTTGGTATTTCGTTCATCATGGATCTTTGCATTCGTTTTGACTTTTAAAGAATATCACATTAATATCTTCCTCAGCTTGATGGCTGGGTGGGGCCACAGCCTCACCCAGGGGACTTGGGTGAATTCCCCCTGGCCTGAGTCCCGTCCTGCCTGGACTTCCTTTCTGGGTACAGAGCTTGGATCGAAGTCTTGAAGACTCTGACTCTGGTGGGAGGGAGGTCCCACCAGAGCCCCCCGACTCCTTTAGTCCTTCAGGCTTCTAACTCACTTGCTCCTTCATTCCACAAACTTCTCCGGAAGCTTTCAGTGAGCCACAGCCCAGGCCGGGCGGTGCTGGCTCCTGACTCTGCCCCTGACTTTCAGCCCACAGAGCTTTATGGGGCCCCAGAGCCGCCCCTGCTCCTCCCCTGCTTACAGCCCTCTCTGGCTCCTCAGTTCCCCCAGGACAAAGCCTCAGTTCCTCGGAGGCCAGTCACCCTCGGGCCTCATCTCCCCTTGCACTTGCAGGCACTGGCCTCTTTGTGCCGTGGTTCCCTGTCCACAGAAGGAGATAGTCATACCGATTGCCCCGTCCCCTGGAGCTGAGTGTAAAGAGCACACAGGCAGGAGTGCTGTCTCTCCTGTTGATCCTTAGTGGTCATTTTGCCTCTGTCCCCTGCTGAATGTTCTGGATTTCCCCTTCAGGAAAAGACTCTGACCAGCTTCACAAAAGGCAGCAAAGGACTATCAGAGAAAGAGAACTCAGAGTGAGGGGTAAGGAACCCAAACAGGGAGGGGAGCCAACTCAGTCTGAGagaggaggctgggcctggacccttgggtctgagggaggaggctggggctgggctcctgggtctgagggaggaggctgggcctggaccctgggtctgaggggggaggctgggcctggacccctgggcctgagggagggggctgggcctggaccctgggtctgagagaggaggctgggcctggacccctgggtctgagggaggaggctggaccTGGACCcttgggtctgagggaggaggctggggctggaccctgggtctgagaGAGGAGGCTGGTCCTGgacccctgggtctgagggacggggctgggcctggaccctgggtctgagaGAGGGGAGGCCAAGGCCCAGGCTTTCTTGTCCCCACTGATGGGGACCGGAAAGGTCATGACCTTACTCTCTGGTTGCTGACCTCCCCTCTCTTGCCCTGTTGTGCAGGTCTGGCCTAGGCCCGGGATCGGACCAGGCCCCCATCCCTTCCTGCCCGGACTGTGAACTCATCTCCTCGAAGCCATAATGTCCGAGCTGCTGGTGCGGGGCAGCCCTGGGCTTGCCCTTCCTCCCCCTGGAGCGGGAGGCGGGGAGGCAGGCCCAGCTCCCTGTTTCAGGGTGGGGGGCTTTCAGCCTCCACTGTCTGTCTTCTCTTTCCTGGGGCTCCCCCTCGAGGCAAGGGGCCGTGCATGTCTGGGGGACCCCCGCCCCACAAaccctctgtctctgtctcttgaCTGTTGTCCAAGACTTGGTGTCCTGACCCTTGTACGTGTGTGAATGTCAACAGACCAGTCCTCTGTGTCCCCCAGACACTCGCTCACACCTGTGTCCGCCCCTTGTGTTCGCCACACCCCGTGTCTGGCCGATCCCCCCACCGCTGCTGCTATCAATGCCAGAATAAACACACTCCGTGGGTCTCACTCACCGGCGGCTCCTGTCCTCTCTGGGACTGAGAAGCTGTCCTGGAACATGCCGGCTGTGTGTTGAGACACAGGCGTGTTTCCTCCCGTGGCTGGCCAGCTTCGTCCAtctctctgagccttagtttctAAAGATTCCATTAGCCAAGACTGTTGTGGTTATAGGTCACAAAATGCTCCACAGATCCTCCAAGAGAACTGAAAGACCTCTGTACATGGGGAGTCTGGGGGAGCACAGGGACTTCAGGCATAGTTGGATGCAGGGGTCGAGTGACTCTTCCACATCTGCTGCCCTCCACTGTTGTCATCTAGGTCTCGCAGTAGTAACGAGATGACCATTTGGCATCCAGGCTTGTTAAGCTGCATATGTTACAATGCCTTCGGCTgcaaaaaccaaccaacaaaacccAACAACAAAACTGAACGGGTTTAAGGGATGGAGATTTCTTGTGCTCACAACAAATCTTTCAAAGACAGACAGTCCCAGGGTTAGTTCAGGCACCAGGctccacaacaccagcccctgaGTGGGCGTCTCCGAGACTGGCTTTGCCTTCCCCTCACAAGGACAAGCTGTCTGaagccacaccaagcatgctgttCTCACCCAGCGGCATTAAAGCAGGCAGGGTTGACGGGCCTCGCCTTATGTGCTCAGCTCTTTCTCCCCTGAAGGGTTCCAGTTTCCCTTTTGCCAGAACTGGGCTCTGTGGCCACCCTGAGTTGCAAAGCACTCTGGGGAAGTGGGCATCTGTCATGTCTGGTCTCCATCACGGGGCACAAGGCTTTGCCActgaggaagcagagggagggagGCGGTGTCTGAGTGAGACATTCACAGGACCTGCTGCAATTTTAAGAGACTAGCAGGTTCTGCTATATTTGCAGATAATTTCTGAGGTAGCAAAATGTGGCTCTTCTCTGTCCCTTCATATTAATCAGGGAAAAGAATTCTGATTGGTCTTGTTCAGGCTTTAGATGCCCACCACCAAATTTGCACCCAGCTGGGCAAGCATGCTCTTGGGTCCCTTCCCCCGTCCTGCCCTCTTGCCTCTGATTGGCCCAGACCCCCTCGGGACTCCTCCCTTTTTCCTGGAAGGGTGAATTCATCTCCTGGAAGCCATAACATTCATAtatagtattattttttttttttagttgatggacctttatttatttttatgtggtgctgaggatcgaacccagtgcctcacacatgcaaggcaagcccttttaccactgagctgcagccccagccagCCATAACATTCTTTAGCAGAGAATATAGGGGGGTCCCTTGATTGTCAGTCCTGAAAGACTTGCATGGCAGTGGACAAGGGACAGTCCCTTAAAATAGATGTCCACTACATTCTATTACGTCCTGCCCTTGGCTATTTGGAGTTAATTCACACCTACACACCTTTTTCCAGAAATCTGTGATGCCAAACCACATACTGCTGTCCTTGCTTGGTAGGGCTGCTGAACCAGGTGGCTGCAGACGGGCTCAGGGGAACAACATGACCTATTCCCTCACAGTTCAGGAAGGCGGAAGTCTGGCGTCAAGGGGCCCACAGGGTTGGTTCCCTCTGAGGCCCTGGGGAAGAGCCAGTTCATGCTTCTGTCCTGGCTGCTGGCAGCTGTGGGCAGACCTCGCATTCCTTGGCTGGTAGATCGTCACTCCGGTCTCTATGTCCACCTCCAGATCGCTTTCCCCACGGCCCCCGCGTCTTTCTCTTAAGGACTCTTGTCACTGGGTTTGAGCACCAGCCTAAATATAAAATGATCTCCTTTGGAGATCCTTAacttaattacatctgcaaagacccttttTCCAAAAGTTTCCATTCACAAGCTCTGGAGGTTGGGACGTGGACTGTCTTTTGGGGTCTACCGTGACCCTACGCCCACCTGGAGAAAGGGTGTCCCTTTCTTACACACATAATCTTAACATGTGACTCAGTAATCCCTCTCCTAAGTATTTACCCATAAGAGTAAAAACATGGGCACACAGATATTCATAATAGCCCCGACCAGGAACATTGGGAAGCAGCcaactgcccatcagcaggagaaGGGAGAGTGGAGGGCAGTGTCCCCGCAGGACTACATGCGACTCGGCAGTGAAAAGAACCACCTGCCGACAGGTGTCGCACTGCAGGTACCTCTCGGAAACCTGTGTTTGGTGAAGGGAGCCTGGAGCAGAGGAGTCCAGGCGCACGCTGTGTGGTGACCTTTACATGAAATTGTACAGCAGGAAACTCTCATCCACAGGGACAGAAAGCAGATCTGTCGCCTGGGCCGTGATGTGCAGCGGGTCAGGATGGGCCATGATTACAGATGGGCACCAGGGAGTATTCTGGGATGGTGGAGCTGCCTTCTGTCTTGATTATGGTCACACCAATGGACACACCGGCCAGAACTCATTGAACGGTGTGCACTCAGAGTTGGTgcactaaaatattttaattgaaagggctaaaattttttaattgttccaaaatatatgtaaaatttacCGTTATTTTTGCCCTGTgaaatttctatttaattttttttttgctttttaaaattggttAGTTACACATAAAAGTTATATATAGTTACACATAAAAGTGggatttattgttatttatttatttgttcatgcACACAACATGATGTTATAATTGGGTCAGTTCTGTCCCCCCAATACCTCCCCTCTccgctcctccctcctcctcctggtcCTCTTCTTCTACTCTACTCCTTTCCCCTTCCATTTCTGTGAAGTTCCCCACCCCGTTTCTCCCCCCATTTTCCTCTCTAAAAGCTTctacatatgacccttgacttccTGACTCAGACTTATTTCaacttccatccatttttctgcaaatgacataatttcatttttattcatggctgagtaaaactccattgtgtatctccaccacatcttctttattcatctgttgatggacacctagttttctttcctaatttggctattgtgaattgtgctgccataaacatggCTCTGCATGTGTCCCTAGAGcacgctgactttaattcttttggataaacccAGGGGAGTGGTCTGGTTGGGtcgtatggtggttccatgcctcgtCCTTGAAGGAGGCTCCATaccgatttccatagtggttgtactagttCACCATCCCACTAACAGTGTTCCTTTCCCCgcatccagcatttattatttgtacTATCCATGGCTGTtgatctaactggagtgagatgtaatCTCAGTGGAGTTTTGAGTTGCATTTCCCtacttgctaaagatgttgaggaTTTTTCATAgaattattggccatttgtatttcttcttttaagaagtgtctgtttaattcatttgcccattattgattggatcatttgttttctgggtggtaatttttttaattctttgcatGTTCTGGATTTAATCCTCTGttggaagagtagctagcaaagatttttctcccattctgtagactctctttGTGCTCTGATTGTttactttgctgtgcagaagccttttaatttgatatcgtcccatttattaattcttggcattatttcctgaacttTACAAGTCCTTTTGAGGAAGTTATTGTCTGTGCTtctatgttggagtgttgaccctatgttttcttctagcagttgcggagtttctggtctaattccaatGTCTTTGCTGCACCGTTGGTTGACTCGCGCAGGGTGGGGGATCTAGTTTCTGTCTTTTACATAGAggcttccagttttcccagcaccactgaTTTAAAAGGCTGCCTTTTCTCCAACGTAGTGTTTGGCATCTTCGTCAAGAATCAGATGACCGTAtccgtgtgggtttgtctctgggtcttctgttttggaccactggtctatgtgtctgtttcgaTGCCAGTTGCGTGCAGCTTTGCTACTTAGAGCCCTGTGGTGTGGTTTGCAGTCAGGAATTGATGCTTGGCCTTTCTTGCTCAGGTTTGCTTTAGCTGTTCTGACTCTTCAATTCTCTCAActgaattttaggacttttttctagttctgtgaggaAGCAAACCACTTTTAGGTGAATGGGAACACAGACACACTCACACTGTTGTGCACACATCACTGCCTTGTCTCCAAAATTGTTCCAGTTTCACATAATTGGAACTCTGTACCCAGGAAACAACTCCCTTGCCTCTCCTCCAGCCCCTACCACCCACCATTCGGTGTGGGGGGGGGATCCTCTATGAGCTCAACTACTCTAGGTACCTCATGTAAGTGGAATCATGCAATATTTTTGGGACTGGATcatttcacttggcataatgtGTTCAGgggtcatccatgttgtagcatgtgccagaattttcctcctttttaaggtGAATTGTTTTATGTGTTGACCacctttttatccattcatctgttggtggACATTTGAGTTACTTCCTAccatattttagctattgtgaataatgctcctGTGAACATGTGAACACAGAtacctatctatacacacactaaGGTTAACACCccggggtgctctgccactgagccacaccctcagccctcttttatattttatttagagacagggtctcactgagttgctcagggcctcactaaatagcTGAgggtggcctcgaacttgtgatcctcctgcctcagcctcctgaacttctGAGATTttagtgtgcaccaccatgcccagcagtatattttcttttacttttaaaattttttagatgttgatggacctttatttatttatttatttatttgaaatatttgttttttaggtgtagatggacacaacacaatgcctttatttttatgtggtgctgaggatccaagccgggtcctgcctgtgctaggcgagtgctctaccgctgagccacaatcccagcccaacggacctttattttattcatttatttatatgtggtgctgagaatggaatccggtgtctcacacgtgctaggcaaatgctctaccactggaccacagccccagcccctagtaTATTTTCTTAGACATAAATTATAGCTCACTAAGgttgatttctttaaaaaatactccTACCTAACAAAATACAATCACCCAAGTGCAATGGCATAAGCCTGTGCCCCTCCCCAAGGAGAGGTAGTGCAGAGTCATGTGGAACTTCAGGATGGGATCTCCGGATGCTGGGCCTGCCTCTCAAGGACCACACACAGCCTCCCTTGATGCCAAAAGGAATGCCAGGTGAACGGCTGCCCTCAGCAACCCATCCTGGGGAGAACAGGGAGGGATGACGGGAGAACCAGCACA carries:
- the Syt3 gene encoding synaptotagmin-3, producing the protein MSGDYEDDLCRRALILVSDLCARVRDADTNDRCQEFNELRIRGYPRGPDADISVSLLSVIVTFCGIVLLGVSLFVSWKLCWVPWRDKGGSAVGGGPLRKDLGPGVGLAGLVGGGGHHLGAGLGGHPLLGGPHHHAHTAHHPPFAELLEPGSLGGSDPPEPSYLDMDSYPEAAAAAVVAAGVKPSQTSPELPSEGGAGSGLLLLPPSGGSLPSAQSHQQVTSLAPSTRYPALPRPLTQQTLTTQPDPSSEERPPALPLPLPGGEEKAKLIGQIKPELYQGTGPGGRRGGGGSGEAGAPCGRISFALRYLYGSDQLVVRILQALDLPAKDSNGFSDPYVKIYLLPDRKKKFQTKVHRKTLNPVFNETFQFSVPLAELAQRKLHFSVYDFDRFSRHDLIGQVVLDNLLELAEQPPDRPLWRDIVEGGSEKADLGELNFSLCYLPTAGRLTVTIIKASNLKAMDLTGFSDPYVKASLISEGRRLKKRKTSIKKNTLNPTYNEALVFDVAPESVENVGLSIAVVDYDCIGHNEVIGVCRVGPEAADPHGREHWAEMLANPRKPVEHWHQLVEEKTLTSFTKGSKGLSEKENSE